The DNA region GGTTGTCCTGTCAAGTTtagatgaatgaatgaatagataaataaataaataactagaATTCAATAAATAACTTGTCTATTCTAAAGAAAAACAAGACCACGCATTGAAATTGCTCCTTATATCATCCTTGAATTCATCATACACTAATAAAAAAGTGCTGATTAGGAAAACTCTCATCATTATATTTACTATTTCGACCAAATAGCCAGAGAACCATGGAAATTGTCGTTACATTGGTATTATTTCCACATGCTACTTCTTTCGAGAAAGCTCTTGAACCAGAAGGTCGAGTACTTTGGATATCTTTTAAGTTCATTCTGGTAATCTACATAGTTGACACCGAATCGGATCGTATAACCATTGTACCACTCGAAGTCGTCCAGGAACGACCATGCAAAGTAGCCCTTTACATTGGCGCCTTCCCTGTTGAGAACCCCATCCAGCAGATCGTTACCACAtcatcttgcatttaagccgGTGAACTAATGAACCAAAGGATAAACGTGCATGCATTAAGGAAGTGATGAGCTTTGTTTGTTTAATTGAAGTACTTACTTGATCGCTTTCAAAAGGTATGAGAGATGGctataatgaaattttatcCTCATGGGATCATATAGTTGTTGCTCAAGCGGCAGCGTTGAATTGTTGGACTCAGCCAATCCTGAAGTTAATAGAAgaacacataaaaaaaatatatagttcGTCCGAACATCTCGATATGTGATCTTGTTGAGTTAATGAAGCAAAGAAGTTGCTCACCGTTTTCGGTTATGAAAATGAGTGGATTGCCATACTTATTCTTTATGTACATGATGAGTTTCCAGATTCCCTCAGGATAAACAAACAACCCACTCATTGCGGTCTGTCATAGGTCGCAATCGGTGTCATGAAAAGGCTAAAGCTAGCTATACTTCTAGAGTCGATATTGTTGGATGATAGATAGAAAAGAGTTTGATGTTACGAACCGGAGGACCAATAGGGACTCCGTAGCGCTCCGCTACAAGGAATATAAAGTAACAATCAGTGTAAGCTTAATAATTTTGGATTGAGATCTATATTCAGTCTTACTTGTAAGATAGACACAAGAATCGGTTGTGTAGCTCGGGATTAAAATTCGAGGTGCATCTTGTGCATAATTAGCTGTGTAGTAGTTCATTCCAATGAAGTCAAATGAATCCTTCACCATTATAGACTGTTCATTTGTGAACCTTGGAAGTCTCCTCCCGACAAGAGATCGCATGCTATATGGGTAGTCGCCGTTTATTAGCGGATCCATGAACCTGTAATGCATATTCTTTTTAGATTTCGTGCTAACATATTTATTCTACAATAATCTGGAAAGCTCCTGGGAATGCTCACCAGCCAAGCACAAAATCGAAGGCTCGTAGAGCAGCGTTACGGTCATTTACTGAATCTGAGTAAGGCTCAAACCATTGGGTCGTCAGCGTGATCCCGATCGATCCATTTTGAGATGCCTGCATAATAAACCAAAGTGAGCATAATTAATTGGTGCCTTTAAGTACATTTTCTATTCATGTACTTGTTAATTGTAAGCCCgactaattaaataaatgcaaACCTGATAGTTTTCTTTGTACAGCTTAACAGCTGCTGCATGAGCAAGAAGTAGATGGTGCGCAACTAAGTACGGCTCCGTGCCTGAATCCCCGCCGGTGCAGTTCAGCTGTTGCCAAGCAGAACACCGGCCCGGCGCACAATCTCCAATAGCATAGCCACCATAACTGTAGGTCCATGGCTCATTTATTGTTATCCAGTGCTTCACCCGATCACCGAACTCCTCGAAGCAAACATCCACAAAATCTCGATAATCGTCACTTCATGAAGAAGCAATCATTACTTATTATTTGTGTGCATTGCTTATAAATCAAACTAATATGATAACCATTATAGGCTGGACAGAGATTGACTTACACGACGCGAGGACTCAGGAAACCGCCGTACTCATCATCTAAAGTTTGAGGAAGGTCCCAATGAAATAAAGTGACGTAGGGTTCGATTCCTGTATCTCATGTAGGTAACAGAGTTTAACTATTTGTATTAAAAATCTGGTTATTAATTAAGTTATAAcagctaattaattaaatcaaccATTGGCTAGGAGCTCATCGATAAGGTGGTTGTAATATTGTATTCCTTCATGGTTGACACCTCCACTTAGTTTTCCATCTGCAATTACACAAGATCAGAAGCACGTCTCATTaatcaaagaaaatgatattaaaaaatattttagaatagGAATCGTAGAActtaaaaagagaaattagCATATATAGTTGAGATCGTAATCTTACTAGGTAATATTCGAGGCCATGAGATTGACATTTTATAAGCATCAAAACCTATGTCTTTCATTATACCCACATCTTCCTGCATattgtcattttatttatttttaattggaaATAATAATACAGTAGTACATAATAAACAACATCTGATAAGACTAGAATTACCttccaagcaaaaaaaaaaaaggaatgaaaTTTATAAGAGTAGAATTATAGCCATATATCTTAGATATGGTTAAAGAAGAGTAACTGGGGGTTGGCACCTTATATTTGTGGTATTGGTTAACTGCATCATCTCCATTACTTCTATCTGCTATTTTTTCTGGATATCATCAAAAGACAAAAGTTCTTGAgctctaataataataagagaatGGGGGCGGAAGGATGTCAACGCCCACTTGTTATGTTTTATCTCACGGAATGTATCTTCTATTAAAAAAGTAGGTCATAATGGaaggaaattaaaagttaaataaaaagtcatttgggttggttcaagcggtgaGGCGCCTATTcctcttaaataaggtctcgagtttgagtattgtgaatggagaaagtCTACGATAGGAGAGTTGtaccccttagtgggccgacccgaCTCGACCGAATTAGTCGGGACCCAATTAGACTTTCGGATATCAGGATTCACACTgtaaaagttaaataaaaaggTACGCAGTAAGTCTCAGTAACGagaatcaaattcaaaatatttttattcaagGTGAATGTGTCATCATTGCACTACGCTGCCTTTTTTCTGGATGGAAAGAATATCTCTGTATACCAAAACTATATTGCATTCCATTTTGCTGGACATTGCCCAAAATGGGACAGGGTTTTGGCCCAATTTTATTTTGGATGGTCAAGAGAGGCCAGTATTAGACATAGATATTctgattttcattttctttgtaCTGGTCTATTCATCATTTCAGCAAGATCAACTTCAAATGATTCGATACTCAATCATCACGCGCTCCTACTTGTCTTTAGGTAACAGAATCAGTACCCATTCGTAAGTAGAAGAATGATTTACCTGGGTATGTATGGGTGAAATAGTCCCAAATGCTGGGGCCTCTTCCATCTTCATTCGCTGCACCCTCATACTATGAAATGGAAGTACGAAATCAGCAGTTTGTGAAATCGAACACAAATATGAATAGTGTAACAAGGCGCTATAAGATTATAACCTGGTAGGAAGAGGAGGCCACCCCAAAGATGAAACCCGGAGGGAAGCTGCTCCGCTtgaggctcaacgtggaatagGACTTTGGGAAGAATGGATGACCGTATCCAGCAACATTTTTCATATTGAGCAAGCCCAAGACCagaaggagaagaacaagTAGACGAAGATTCATCCCCGAATTAGGAGCCATGCATATTGATGATTTGTGATAGCTCTGTTTTCTCTCAAAAGGAACGCGATTATGTATAGTGG from Punica granatum isolate Tunisia-2019 chromosome 3, ASM765513v2, whole genome shotgun sequence includes:
- the LOC116198756 gene encoding beta-glucosidase 12-like isoform X2, whose protein sequence is MAPNSGMNLRLLVLLLLVLGLLNMKNVAGYGHPFFPKSYSTLSLKRSSFPPGFIFGVASSSYQYEGAANEDGRGPSIWDYFTHTYPDGKLSGGVNHEGIQYYNHLIDELLANGIEPYVTLFHWDLPQTLDDEYGGFLSPRVVDDYRDFVDVCFEEFGDRVKHWITINEPWTYSYGGYAIGDCAPGRCSAWQQLNCTGGDSGTEPYLVAHHLLLAHAAAVKLYKENYQASQNGSIGITLTTQWFEPYSDSVNDRNAALRAFDFVLGWFMDPLINGDYPYSMRSLVGRRLPRFTNEQSIMVKDSFDFIGMNYYTANYAQDAPRILIPSYTTDSCVYLTTERYGVPIGPPTAMSGLFVYPEGIWKLIMYIKNKYGNPLIFITENGLAESNNSTLPLEQQLYDPMRIKFHYSHLSYLLKAIKEGANVKGYFAWSFLDDFEWYNGYTIRFGVNYVDYQNELKRYPKYSTFWFKSFLERSSMWK
- the LOC116198756 gene encoding beta-glucosidase 12-like isoform X3; its protein translation is MRVQRMKMEEAPAFGTISPIHTQEDVGIMKDIGFDAYKMSISWPRILPNGKLSGGVNHEGIQYYNHLIDELLANGIEPYVTLFHWDLPQTLDDEYGGFLSPRVVDDYRDFVDVCFEEFGDRVKHWITINEPWTYSYGGYAIGDCAPGRCSAWQQLNCTGGDSGTEPYLVAHHLLLAHAAAVKLYKENYQASQNGSIGITLTTQWFEPYSDSVNDRNAALRAFDFVLGWFMDPLINGDYPYSMRSLVGRRLPRFTNEQSIMVKDSFDFIGMNYYTANYAQDAPRILIPSYTTDSCVYLTTERYGVPIGPPTAMSGLFVYPEGIWKLIMYIKNKYGNPLIFITENGLAESNNSTLPLEQQLYDPMRIKFHYSHLSYLLKAIKEGANVKGYFAWSFLDDFEWYNGYTIRFGVNYVDYQNELKRYPKYSTFWFKSFLERSSMWK
- the LOC116198756 gene encoding beta-glucosidase 12-like isoform X1, coding for MAPNSGMNLRLLVLLLLVLGLLNMKNVAGYGHPFFPKSYSTLSLKRSSFPPGFIFGVASSSYQYEGAANEDGRGPSIWDYFTHTYPEKIADRSNGDDAVNQYHKYKEDVGIMKDIGFDAYKMSISWPRILPNGKLSGGVNHEGIQYYNHLIDELLANGIEPYVTLFHWDLPQTLDDEYGGFLSPRVVDDYRDFVDVCFEEFGDRVKHWITINEPWTYSYGGYAIGDCAPGRCSAWQQLNCTGGDSGTEPYLVAHHLLLAHAAAVKLYKENYQASQNGSIGITLTTQWFEPYSDSVNDRNAALRAFDFVLGWFMDPLINGDYPYSMRSLVGRRLPRFTNEQSIMVKDSFDFIGMNYYTANYAQDAPRILIPSYTTDSCVYLTTERYGVPIGPPTAMSGLFVYPEGIWKLIMYIKNKYGNPLIFITENGLAESNNSTLPLEQQLYDPMRIKFHYSHLSYLLKAIKEGANVKGYFAWSFLDDFEWYNGYTIRFGVNYVDYQNELKRYPKYSTFWFKSFLERSSMWK